The nucleotide window AGCTGTGACTTCTATCTATATATGACAAAATCTTAGCATACTTTCACTTTCTCCCCTCCATATACcctctcaaaacacacacacacacacacacacacacacacacaaacaaacacacacacttctcaTATTCAGTTGAGATTCTTTGGAGTTTTCAATCTAGacttaatattaaattttgtgaCATAATGcatcagcaaatatttaaacAGGAGTAAAATTTTGCCAGTGTCCTTggcaatatgaaaaataaatctcagacAAGGAAGATATTGATCTCAAGAAAAGGTAGAGATAGAGTAAATCTCTTTAAAGAAGTTTTTTGAACAGCAAACTTTCTAACTCCTTGAATGTCCAAAACACTCTTTATCTTCatacttgaaaaaattatttgtgcatgtatatacatatatgtgagtATATGCTATATAAGTATGCACACATTTgtgcatgtatacacatgtacaagaatattcatagccAAAAAGAGAaggcaatccaagtgtccatcgactgatgactACATGAACAAAatttggtatatccatacaatggaatattatttggccataaataaaaatgatgtacTGAAACATGTTCCAATATGGATAGACCCTAAAAACATCATATTAAGTGAGAGGTGCCAGGCACAAATGGCCATGTATTGTAATCCATTCATATTAAATGTCTGGAATAAGCAAATCCATTCAGACAAAGTTGATCCTTGGTTTCCAGGGGATAGAGGGGATGTTGAATTGGGAGGCATCTCAACGTTTTATTCTGTGGAGCCATAAATTTTTAGACTTAAGTACTGGTGATAGTTCCACAAATTTGTGAATGtgctaaaaatcactgaattatacagttttaaatgtttaaaatagtgaattttatgttatgagAATTTTATcacaaaaagactttaaaaattgcaaaatcaGCATAACATAAGTAAACATTTAGtaatctctcctctccctccattctCCTGCTTTTTGAGCCTGGAAACTAATGTACACAGCCTGTTGTGAGTCTATTCACTTTTATTATCCTGTCCACTCAAATATAAGCATGTACATGTGCATCTGTATATGTGTAAAtgcatagttttcattttttatttgttttaacacTGATGGAATCATACCATGTGCATTATATTACAGCTCAGGGGCATCCTTCAAGTCAGTAAATATGGCcccatctcattcttttttggtAGCTGCATAATATCCCCTAGTGTGCATATTAGTCAgcgttcttcagagaaacagaaccagtagtatatgtgtgtgtgtgtttgtgtgtgtgtgtgtataaagagatcttattataaggaattggctcatacaattatggaggctgacaTGTTTCAAGGTCTGCATTTGTCAAGTTGGAAACCCAGAAGAGCCAATAATGTAGCTCTGCTCTATGTCTTAAGGCCTAAGCTCCCAGAGAGCTGATGGTATAAGTTCCAGTCTGAGTGTACGTTTCAAACCCGCTACAGGTTTTAAACACAGGAAAAGCCAGTGTTTCAGTATGGCCTAAAGTCAAGAAAGAATCTATGTCCCAGTTCAAAGGCAGTCAGGGTCAGGCAGGAGGAGTTCCCTCTCACcaagcctttttgttctattcaggccttcaataATTGGATAAGGTCCATCCATATTAGGAAGAGCAATCTGCTTTAGTTAAAGTTTATTGACTAATGTTAATCTCATTTAGGATCATCCTCACAGATATACCCTGAATATTTGAGCAAATATCTGCGGATCCCATGGCCTAGTCAAGTGGACATAAAATTGATGATCGATCATAGCATGGGTATACTGCTACAGTTCATTCAACTATTCAATATTGTGGACATTCCAGTTCTTCGTAGGTTTTTCACTACCACAAGCTTAGTGCaggaaaccacacacacacacacatacacatgttaatataatgtatattatatatatacatatatatgtatgtatatgtatgtatatgtatattatgtatatgtgtattatgtgtattatatatatatatataatgtatattaacacgtgtatgtgtatgtgtgtacctaACGCAAACTTTTGCTTTACTTCCGTAGAATAAATTCTGAAAGTTCAGGATTGCTAAGTCAGGgatatgtacattaaaaaaaaaaaacttaaatagatATTGACAGATTAGTTTCCGAAATTGTTGTAGCAATTCCCACATCCATAAGACactattttatgtttaaagacCTAAGTCGTTgttttgacattctttttttttttttttttttttgtacacatttagttttattgtaacaaagcAACTTGTACACTTTTAACGTTTAAAACTGagcatcatctttcctttccagtgaaacaaaaagaaaatttaaaaataaacaggaacaaaattacAAGAGAGAATGTCAATTCCAAATAAGATCCTACAAGTTCTGCTGATTCTCCCATCGAGTGGCAGGGCTCGAGTCATCATTaggagagagttttattttaaaagtgtcatcTTAAACTGCAAGGATGTCCGTTAAACATCACAATTAAACATGCCAAAGGAGAAGCCATGTTGTCAAAATGCCCACTTAACCCACCCAAACATCTCAAACCCACCCTTTGCTGACCTTCTATAaccccatttttttaagtttttttttcttttttttaaacaagagaaagtaGACAGGTACATGTTGGTAAATGCTAACTGTCCATATTCACATAGAGACACAGTGTAATCTCTGAGCCCAatatacagagaaaggaggaaaaaagctagAATTCTATGCACTACTACACAGGGGCCTAGCACCCTCCAGCTTCCAGCAGAgctaagggagcagaaggtttttcttttttcccacagaGCACGGTGGTGTTGATtccataaagtttttgtttttgttgagacaggaagggacaaaaatgaatttggaacaaaAAGGGGTAGAGATTCTTTTCCCACTGTATTCTGCTCAaggtatttccccccaaaataagctGAGAACCATGgtataaagggagagaaaaaggagacttcAAAAAACAGGGCGAATGAGCacgagaggagaaaagaaaaagaaaaaggaaaaaaaaaaaaagacggcaaCTTGCTCCCAgggactgaagaaaattaaaaaaggaaggttgGAATCCATCAGTGTTCCATTAGtcatcttctccttcatcctcctctccttcctccccctcatcatcatcttcatcttcttcaccTTCATCCTCATCTCCTTCTTCATCAATATCTTccaatccttcttcttcttcatcatcatcatcatcctcttctccttccccttcttcatcaTCCATATCGGGAACCAAGTAGTACTGTAATGGATTTGGCCAAATATCATCTTTGATGACCTCTCCTAACTCATCTGCACCTGCATCAGAATGGTCAGTAAACCAGGTGAAGAAGCTCTCTGGttcctcatgctgtctcttccTGCTGGCTTTATTCTGTGTTTGACTTGAACGTTTCGTCAAATCCTTTccagatttccatttgatttcagtGGACTTTGAAGATGGATCACCACTCTCATTCAGATGAAATTCTTTGGAGAGAACTTTATTTTCGAAGTAAgagttttcatcaaaataaaaatctattctgtAACCTGATTTAATATCTTCAAATTCTGTCACTTCAACTCTTGTCAAATAATGCAGcgcctcttcatcctcctccccaaGCAGTGCAGACACTTGTGGATGGTTGACAAATGTTGTTACCCAAAAATTGGGGATTTTGGCGATCAATTCCGACCTCTTCTGAAAAAATGGTTGGCGGagtttgttatatttctgttctactttcaaaatctCCTCACTGGCTTGTTCATTAAGTctgtctatttcattttgtacttcatCAATATGTTCAATtgcttcttgctgttctttttctcccttatgcAAGTGCTGAGATGTTGACGTCTGCCCTGacttgggggcaggaggcagtcTCGGTTTCTTCGTTTGAGGCGGGAGCGAAGACTGGCGTTTGGGGGCCATGCTGCAAGGAAACTCCAGGAAACCGGGAGAGAGGCACGTCTGGAAGCTCTGATTGCTCTGTTTTGACATTCTGATGAGTGAAATTAGATTTaattttgggtttaatttgcattttctagggTGCATTTACAGTGTATTTTGCCatactttttgatttttgttttataatgtctttaaattcttggggtttttttccacTATGATTTCTAAATTCCTGTGTTCTTTAGGATAATAATTCTCTTCCACTATAAAATTATGCAAATATTCttccaattttaatatttttattctttaaatttaaattctgaattcatttggaattaatttttatatatggtgtgaggttaGGATCTAGCCTTTTCACTCCAGATGGAAAGTCAGTTGTGCAAACACCTTTACTCAGATAAATTCTCCTTATTCTACTAAGTTGGAATAAAACCTTTATCAAATATAAAGCCTTCACAACTTCATTTGGCTCCATCTCTGAACTTTTAATTCTATTTCACTACTCTGTTTGTTTATTCCTGTCTCATTTCAACATGATTTTCAATATAGTAGCTTTATAGATATCTGGTAAGTGGAGTTCCCTagccactacttttttttttaaagattttatttatttatttttaagattttatttatttatttgacagagagagagagagatcacaagcaggcagagaggcaggcagagagagggggaagcaggtttactgctgagcagagagcccgatgcggggctcgatcccaggaccgtgagatcatgacctgagccaaaggcagaggcttgacccactgagccacccaggggcccctaagattttatttttaagcaatctttacacccaatgtggggctccagctcacaacaccaagatcaaaagtcacatgttctactgactgagccagcctttCACCACCCCCAGccactatttttacttttcataattcGTTTGAGCAATTTTTGGCTATTATTCTTCCAGGTAACTTGTAAAATAGCTTTTTTATCATAGTCATATAGAAACACTAGTAATTAGAATTTCAATAATAATCATCATTAAGCGATTATTTACATTTGTATATTGTATGAATACATTGtgtcttccttttctgtgttcttttacaTTCTTCAATATGATTTTATAGATTTCTTCCCGTGGTTTCTATATCTTTCTAGTTAAATGTATTACTAGACAATTTCCATATTGAAATGGTTACTGCCAACATAGATAGAAGATACTgattattgtatatatatgtattttatctaGGCTTTcaccaattattttaaattcattttagtaattttaaagtCTCTTGAGATTTCTGGATATAAGGACTAACCAACTACATCTCTCTATACTTGTCGTAGAAGTAGTTTCACTTCCTTAATCATAGATGTTtttcatgtttaatattttgCCATGGGTcgatattactttttaaatcaaaaataaaagttacttcatgaaaaaggaattttaaagttgatttgggctaaaaataaaaatcatttgctttttcagaaaagaataaatcCAAGGATTAATATAAGAGTCGAACTTCCAAATAAATAGGATCTCTGACACCAACAGGAACCATCACTATTGATTTGACTTACTGATTAAGCTTATATTAGTTAGACTCAGTTTTCCAGATTTTAATAATTCAgtcagataaaaatgaaatagataaaaggaaatgaacaaagggaaacagaaaatacagacaaaCTATTAAATGAATTCTAGGttgtatgtaatatatgtatttgtCATACCTacagaagaatattttaacttCATAGTGCCATTCATTGCCTGGTTTCTTATGATTAATAGCATGCATTTGTATGATCATAGACATGGGGTTAGAGTCCAGTTTGTTActatgaaatagaataaaatcagCAGGTTTACTTGAGGAGTGAGGAGATTCAGACTTATTTCATCTCTGCATAAATGACTGACCATTTCCCATCCTCTCATTATCTGAAATCATTGGTCACGATCatgatcatcatcattatcatcatgtTTCTAGTGCATAAGAAGAATCATTACACTgtagttaaaaaaggaaagaaatattccatttacatttgagAATATTCTGAAGAAAAGCCTTCATGTAGCTTTGAATTTAATGGATTTACTTTAAATATGTAGTCTTAAGTAATTCTAGGTATACTAGATacacaaaaccagaaaattctAACAATTAAAAGAATAACTCCATCTCACATATAAACAAATGTTggccattttttattattgaagtataattgacatacaatgttatattagtttcaggtgtgcaatatagtgattcagcaatcctgtatattactcagtgctcactgcAGTAAGAGTAGTCACCATTTGTCACCAGTGTAactttattacaatattattaactatattccctatgctgtgcttttcatctccgtgacttacttattttataactaaaatttgtatctcttaatttccttcatccattttgcccattgCCCCAATCCCcgcccttctggcaaccaccagtttgttctctgtatttgagggtctgtttgttttattgttttcatgttcatgtgttttgttttttacgtTCCagtcacacacagagagagaaaatgaccaCTATTTTTATGACTTGAAAGATGCCTGAGACAATAATTCCTGATACACAGAATGATATCTCATTCCCCTTTCCCCTACCCTCTTCCCTGAGAATAGACAGTCacaactttaaaaatgtcttctacAATGAGTTTGTAGTTTCACCATTACATATCTTAAGTGATagatttatagcagttttattttattcagcattatGACTGATTGTGAAAAGCCCCTCAAGGAAACATCTACACACTAATAACCAAAAATATTAGTTTATCATTCATATCCACTCACAAAGCAAAAAACATCATAACAATCAGTGACAGTGGACAACAGATATACCACAGGCTGACCAGGGCACAGCTCCTGCTTGGGTCTCGGTCCTGCTTATGCTTGGGCATTGCCAGATAAATGAATCTCTGTGAGTTCTACAAGGGTAATTCCTAGGTATCATCAGGACAACAGTCTCTACCTAAGGCAACCAAAGTATTCAATGATGGGACAACCATTTTTAGGGGATTGTCATCTTTCTCAGCAGTTACATAGTTGTTGCCAGCTGCACATTCTATTCTCACTGTTGCCATCAACTATGTGACACTTCCTGGAGTTGAAATACTAATATTCTTCATTCTCCAAGCATCCTACACAAACTCAGTATCCTGTTCCTAGTGATTCCAAACATCCTTGACACCCTTCACAAGAGCTGCaattaatttgaaaactttttcacattttaaaatctcttatggggcgcctgggtggcttagttggttaagcgtctgccttcagctcaggtcatgatcccagggtcgtgggattgagctccacattgcgctccctactcagcagagtgtctgtttctccctttccctttgctcctccccccatgctctctctcttgctcactctctctcaaataaataaaatcattaaaaaaaaatctcttacaaCTATTTAAGAGCTGGTAAATGCCTAGAAAGTTAAGTGTAACTTTGAAGAAAAATCGATGAGCAAGGCTGCCATAATCTCACATGTAGGAAACTGAGAAATCAAGTAGAGATGTCCAAGgagagatcatacagtatttgaaaAGGTGGCACCATCTGGGCAGAATCCCAGAGTCTGGAGTCTGTTGCTCATATTTGCAGATTTAGCTAATTAATTTGTCAGTCTACTCTGTATTGATCAGGGTCTTTGGGACAGACTATAACTAACCAGACTTATAAGACGCTGGTGTATAAATTGTATTCAAGTAAATTCATTGCTAAAGGATAACCCATAAACTAGAGTGACCACATAATTTATTATCTAAACTATGACACTTTTAAGATTGAAAAAAGGGAACTGTTAATAATTAGGCTGGGACAAGAGGTATAAACTGTAACTGTCCAGGACAAAACAGGACATATGGTCACTTTATCCATAACTCAAACACTCATCTCTGTGGTCCAGTGCATTTCCTACTTTGTATCAAGGTCTCTGAGaagctaaaataataatttaaaagttgtGTGATCAGCATGAAGTTAGAGCTGAAGGAGATGGATAGTTCTGGCCATGGATAAATCTATTGTAGTGGGGCAGGCAATCATAGTGCATCAGAGTCTATTTGTTGACTGTAATATGAAGATGTCCCTCAGGTCCAGTGTGTCTCCCTCTTTGGACATCTTTTTTTATGACTCCTGGCTAGGTCCACTTTCTCCCATCTATTCAGATGGGGTATAATGGAGTTGGTTACAATTCAACTTTCTGTGTTACAAAAAATGTTCTAGTCTTGCTTCCCTGAAGAGACACTCCAGTCTTCTGGACTTGAGTATTTTTCAGATCTTCTCAGCCACATCCACACCAACCATATATTAATTAACAGCAACAGgtgtttaatttcattaattaacTATTAGGAATAAAATTACCTTCTGAAAATGAAAGTAGGGAGAAGCAAATCCATAACAATATTTCTCTGCACTAATTT belongs to Lutra lutra chromosome X, mLutLut1.2, whole genome shotgun sequence and includes:
- the LOC125091591 gene encoding protein SET-like; protein product: MAPKRQSSLPPQTKKPRLPPAPKSGQTSTSQHLHKGEKEQQEAIEHIDEVQNEIDRLNEQASEEILKVEQKYNKLRQPFFQKRSELIAKIPNFWVTTFVNHPQVSALLGEEDEEALHYLTRVEVTEFEDIKSGYRIDFYFDENSYFENKVLSKEFHLNESGDPSSKSTEIKWKSGKDLTKRSSQTQNKASRKRQHEEPESFFTWFTDHSDAGADELGEVIKDDIWPNPLQYYLVPDMDDEEGEGEEDDDDDEEEEGLEDIDEEGDEDEGEEDEDDDEGEEGEEDEGEDD